One Sphingomonas sp. BT-65 genomic window carries:
- a CDS encoding VOC family protein, whose amino-acid sequence MLDHLEIKTPDLARTLHFYATLLAPLGYRQMVDGAGKGFGDGQRLDFFLTEGEASANVHFAFTAPDRRAVDAIYAIGRKAGFTLDRAPALAPHIHPDYYAGYLRDPDDRLIEFVCHASA is encoded by the coding sequence ATGCTCGACCATCTCGAAATCAAGACTCCCGACCTCGCCCGCACGCTGCATTTCTACGCGACGCTGCTCGCCCCGCTCGGCTACCGGCAGATGGTAGACGGGGCGGGCAAAGGGTTCGGCGACGGCCAGCGGCTCGACTTCTTCCTGACTGAGGGCGAGGCGTCGGCGAACGTCCATTTCGCCTTCACCGCGCCGGATCGCCGCGCGGTCGATGCGATCTATGCGATCGGGCGCAAGGCCGGCTTCACGCTCGACCGCGCGCCCGCGCTCGCGCCGCACATCCATCCCGATTATTATGCCGGCTATCTGCGCGATCCCGACGACCGGCTGATCGAGTTCGTCTGCCATGCCTCAGCCTGA
- a CDS encoding phage tail protein → MRTAFVIGLMATSGTAAAGVALTQSDVSGGAKDQCVLAKATPTPSPTPKPSGAGNHIPKATLTARKTGGDDSPKAKPGNTKYGNIVLKRGAGDAAPACPTE, encoded by the coding sequence ATGCGGACGGCATTTGTGATCGGCTTGATGGCAACGTCGGGGACCGCGGCGGCGGGAGTAGCGCTCACCCAATCGGATGTCTCGGGCGGCGCCAAGGACCAGTGCGTGCTCGCCAAGGCGACGCCGACGCCCAGTCCCACGCCGAAGCCGAGCGGTGCGGGCAACCATATCCCCAAGGCGACGCTGACCGCGCGCAAGACTGGCGGGGACGACAGCCCCAAGGCCAAGCCCGGCAACACCAAATATGGCAACATCGTGCTGAAGCGCGGCGCCGGGGATGCCGCCCCGGCTTGCCCGACCGAGTGA
- the thiL gene encoding thiamine-phosphate kinase gives MSDEFAFLDALRAIATHPAAAELADDTAVLEVAAGRLVLTSDTMVEGVHYRPHDPADAIGWKLAAVNLSDLAAKGATPIGCLLNYALSGDAEWDRAFLAGLDQALTRFAMPLLGGDTVAMPSGAPRSLTLAAIGTAPARVPLRTGARPGDALWVTGQIGGAGFGPDGAPRDLTRYLRPQPRLAEGRAIAPLATAMMDISDGLLIDARRMAEASGIALAIDLDAVPLALPGLDAIEAATAGDDYELLFTLPAGTTPPVAATRIGAARAGAGLTLMASGAPIPLPDRLGYRHGG, from the coding sequence GTGTCCGACGAGTTCGCCTTTCTCGACGCCCTGCGCGCCATCGCCACGCATCCCGCCGCAGCGGAGCTGGCCGACGACACCGCGGTGCTCGAGGTCGCCGCGGGCCGGCTGGTCCTCACCAGCGACACGATGGTCGAGGGCGTCCACTACCGCCCGCACGACCCCGCCGACGCGATCGGCTGGAAGCTCGCCGCGGTGAACCTCTCGGACCTCGCCGCCAAGGGCGCCACCCCCATCGGCTGCCTGCTCAATTACGCCCTGTCGGGCGACGCCGAATGGGACCGCGCCTTCCTCGCCGGTCTCGACCAGGCCCTCACGCGCTTCGCAATGCCGCTGCTCGGCGGCGACACCGTGGCGATGCCGAGCGGCGCGCCACGCAGCCTCACCCTCGCCGCGATCGGTACCGCCCCGGCCCGCGTCCCACTGCGCACCGGCGCCCGCCCCGGCGATGCTCTCTGGGTGACCGGCCAAATCGGCGGTGCTGGCTTCGGCCCCGACGGCGCGCCGCGCGATCTCACCCGCTATCTCCGCCCGCAACCGCGCCTCGCCGAGGGTCGGGCGATCGCCCCGCTCGCCACCGCGATGATGGACATTTCCGACGGCCTCCTCATCGACGCCCGCCGCATGGCCGAAGCCAGCGGCATCGCGCTCGCGATCGACCTCGACGCCGTCCCGCTCGCCTTGCCCGGTCTCGACGCGATCGAGGCCGCTACCGCCGGCGACGATTACGAACTGCTCTTCACGCTTCCCGCCGGAACCACCCCGCCGGTTGCCGCGACCCGCATCGGCGCTGCCCGCGCAGGCGCCGGTCTTACGCTAATGGCGAGCGGGGCCCCCATCCCGCTCCCCGACAGGCTTGGTTACCGCCACGGCGGCTGA
- a CDS encoding sodium-translocating pyrophosphatase: MTIVYIAIACGVLAVLYGLVTSQQVLRAPAGDQKMQDIAAAIQEGAKAYLGRQYTTIAVVGAIVAVVLYFTLGGLSTVAFLVGAILSGAAGYAGMHISVRANVRTAEAARTSLQGGLTLAFRSGAITGMLVAGLGLLSISVLFWYLVGVAGNEPNGEEIIHALTALAFGASLISIFARLGGGIFTKAADVGADLVGKVEAGIPEDDPRNPAVIADNVGDNVGDCAGMAADLFETYVVTIGLTMVSIALLVAGSSEQLLALMSLPLIVGGVCIVTSIIGTYMVRLGKNGSIMGALYKGFWTTAILAVPAIYFATQYTLSDLSAPIGNAAYTGMDLFWCMMIGLAVTGLLVWITEYYTGTNYRPVQSIARASITGHGTNVIQGLAISLESTALPTIVIVIAVITSFQLAGIIGVAFAATSLLALAGMVVALDAYGPVTDNAGGIAEMAGLPDDVRTRTDALDAVGNTTKAVTKGYAIGSAALAALVLFGAYTEDLKRYFPDVSVDFSLNNPFVIVGLLLGALLPYLFGAFGMTAVGRAAGSVVEDVRKQFRENPGIMEGTSRPNYGHTVDIVTRAAIKEMIIPSLLPVLSPILLYFVILAVDSQANAFAAVGAMLLGVIVSGLFVAISMTSGGGAWDNAKKYIEDGNHGGKGSEAHKAAVTGDTVGDPYKDTAGPAVNPMIKITNIVALLLLAALAGGGG; this comes from the coding sequence ATGACGATTGTCTATATCGCCATCGCGTGCGGCGTACTCGCCGTGCTCTATGGTTTGGTGACTTCGCAGCAGGTGCTGCGCGCGCCCGCGGGCGACCAGAAAATGCAGGACATCGCCGCCGCCATCCAGGAAGGCGCCAAGGCCTATCTCGGCCGTCAATACACCACCATCGCGGTCGTCGGCGCGATCGTCGCCGTCGTGCTGTACTTCACGCTCGGCGGGCTTTCGACCGTCGCGTTCCTCGTCGGCGCGATCCTCTCGGGCGCCGCGGGCTATGCCGGCATGCACATCTCGGTGCGCGCCAATGTCCGCACCGCCGAAGCCGCGCGCACCAGCCTGCAGGGCGGCCTCACCCTCGCCTTCCGTTCGGGTGCGATCACCGGCATGCTTGTCGCGGGTCTCGGCCTGCTCTCGATCTCGGTGCTCTTCTGGTATCTCGTCGGTGTCGCCGGCAATGAGCCCAATGGCGAGGAAATCATCCATGCGCTGACCGCGCTCGCCTTCGGCGCTTCGCTGATCTCGATCTTCGCGCGTCTCGGCGGCGGCATCTTCACCAAGGCCGCCGATGTCGGCGCCGACCTCGTCGGCAAGGTCGAGGCCGGCATCCCCGAGGACGACCCCCGCAATCCCGCCGTGATCGCCGACAATGTCGGCGACAATGTCGGCGACTGCGCGGGCATGGCCGCCGACCTGTTCGAGACCTATGTCGTCACGATCGGCCTCACCATGGTGTCGATCGCGCTGCTCGTTGCGGGCAGCTCGGAACAGTTGCTCGCGCTCATGTCGCTGCCGCTGATCGTCGGCGGCGTGTGCATCGTCACCTCGATCATCGGTACTTACATGGTCCGGCTCGGCAAGAACGGCTCGATCATGGGCGCGCTCTACAAGGGCTTCTGGACCACCGCGATCCTCGCCGTCCCGGCGATCTATTTCGCGACCCAATATACGCTGAGCGACCTCTCCGCCCCGATCGGCAACGCCGCCTATACCGGCATGGACCTGTTCTGGTGCATGATGATCGGCCTCGCCGTCACCGGGCTACTGGTGTGGATCACCGAATATTACACCGGCACCAACTACCGCCCGGTCCAGTCGATCGCGCGCGCCTCGATCACCGGCCATGGCACCAATGTGATCCAGGGTCTCGCGATCAGCCTCGAATCGACCGCGCTGCCCACGATCGTGATCGTGATCGCGGTGATCACCTCGTTCCAGCTTGCCGGGATCATCGGCGTGGCGTTCGCCGCCACCTCGCTGCTCGCGCTTGCCGGCATGGTCGTCGCGCTCGACGCCTATGGCCCGGTCACCGACAATGCCGGCGGCATCGCCGAGATGGCGGGGCTTCCCGACGACGTGCGCACCCGCACCGACGCGCTCGACGCGGTCGGCAACACCACCAAGGCGGTGACCAAGGGCTATGCCATCGGCTCCGCCGCGCTCGCCGCGCTGGTGCTGTTCGGGGCCTATACCGAGGACCTCAAGCGCTACTTCCCCGACGTGTCGGTGGATTTCTCGCTCAACAACCCCTTCGTCATCGTCGGTCTGCTGCTCGGCGCCTTGCTCCCCTACCTGTTCGGCGCCTTCGGCATGACCGCGGTCGGCCGCGCCGCCGGATCGGTGGTGGAGGACGTGCGCAAGCAGTTCCGCGAGAACCCCGGCATCATGGAGGGGACCAGCCGTCCCAACTATGGCCACACGGTCGACATCGTCACCCGCGCCGCGATCAAGGAGATGATCATCCCGTCGCTGCTGCCGGTGCTCTCGCCGATCCTGCTCTACTTCGTGATCCTCGCCGTCGACAGCCAGGCCAACGCCTTCGCGGCGGTCGGCGCGATGCTGCTCGGCGTGATCGTTTCGGGGCTGTTCGTCGCCATCTCGATGACCTCGGGCGGCGGCGCGTGGGACAATGCCAAGAAGTATATCGAGGACGGCAATCACGGCGGCAAGGGCAGCGAGGCCCATAAGGCCGCGGTGACCGGCGATACCGTCGGCGATCCCTACAAGGACACCGCGGGTCCCGCGGTGAATCCGATGATCAAGATCACCAATATCGTCGCGCTGCTGCTGCTCGCGGCCCTGGCGGGCGGCGGCGGCTAA
- a CDS encoding endonuclease/exonuclease/phosphatase family protein: MIGLGLAAALPAAAQAREGLKVMSFNVRLPLASDGPNRWEARQDLFVETIRRADPDIIGTQELWKIQGDHLIAKLPRYNWFGIDRRGGHADEHMGVFYRRDRLKLIEMGNFWLSETPEVPGSNSWGESLPRMATFGLFETIPGGKRFWFFNTHFAHRAEDESARTKAAELIAARIAKLPGDLPVVLTGDFNTVPDSGAHRALTAGLSDAWSAAAVQRGPEGTFHGFTGKPERRIDWVLARGLTAGRVETVTFGRRGRYPSDHFPVVVDYRWP, translated from the coding sequence ATGATCGGATTGGGGCTGGCGGCGGCGCTGCCCGCGGCGGCACAGGCGCGGGAGGGGCTCAAGGTGATGAGCTTCAACGTCCGCCTGCCGCTCGCCTCGGATGGGCCGAACCGCTGGGAAGCGCGGCAGGACCTGTTCGTCGAGACGATCCGGCGCGCCGATCCCGACATCATCGGCACGCAGGAATTATGGAAGATCCAGGGCGACCACCTGATTGCGAAGCTACCGCGCTACAACTGGTTCGGGATCGACCGGCGCGGCGGGCATGCCGACGAGCATATGGGGGTGTTCTACCGCCGCGACCGGCTGAAGCTCATTGAGATGGGCAATTTCTGGCTGTCGGAGACGCCCGAGGTGCCGGGAAGCAACAGCTGGGGTGAGTCGCTGCCGCGCATGGCGACCTTCGGGCTGTTCGAAACGATCCCCGGCGGCAAGCGCTTCTGGTTCTTCAACACGCACTTCGCGCACCGGGCCGAGGACGAGAGCGCGCGGACCAAGGCGGCGGAGCTGATCGCGGCGCGCATCGCGAAGCTGCCGGGCGATCTGCCGGTGGTGCTGACGGGCGACTTCAACACCGTCCCGGATTCGGGCGCGCACCGGGCGCTGACGGCGGGGTTGAGTGATGCCTGGAGCGCGGCGGCCGTGCAGCGCGGGCCGGAGGGGACGTTCCACGGCTTCACCGGCAAACCCGAGCGGCGGATCGACTGGGTGCTGGCACGGGGCCTGACCGCGGGGCGGGTGGAGACGGTGACGTTCGGTCGGCGCGGGCGGTATCCGTCGGATCATTTCCCCGTCGTCGTGGACTATCGCTGGCCCTGA
- a CDS encoding LacI family DNA-binding transcriptional regulator, translating into MARRPTIKEVSKLAGVSFKTVSRVLNNEKNVSDETRRRVEQVVAELNFRPSLAARTLAGRKSFQVALLYDNPSPYYVYHLQAGAQERCHELGYRLLIQPVEAASPDLVQEIAALIDETHLDGLILSPPVTESAELLAELDRRNLPYVRIEPGFRREEGRSTTIDDVAAAHELTNHLAGLGHRAIAFITGPETHISSVERLEGYRAALDAHGVAFDPALVVAGDYSFQSGREAARRLLAGASRPTAIFAGNDDMAAGALAVAHELDIGVPDELSIAGFDDSDLAAAVWPPLTTVRQPVRELAWAAADLLLSDSRPRDRLTLDYSLIVRASTGPAR; encoded by the coding sequence ATGGCGCGCAGGCCGACGATCAAGGAAGTCTCGAAGCTCGCGGGGGTCTCGTTCAAGACCGTCTCGCGCGTGCTCAATAACGAGAAGAATGTCAGCGACGAGACTCGCCGCCGGGTCGAGCAGGTGGTGGCCGAGCTCAACTTCCGCCCAAGCCTCGCCGCGCGCACCCTGGCCGGGCGCAAGTCGTTCCAGGTCGCTTTGCTCTACGACAATCCCAGCCCTTATTATGTCTATCACCTCCAGGCCGGCGCGCAGGAGCGTTGTCACGAGCTCGGCTACCGGCTGCTGATCCAGCCGGTCGAGGCCGCCTCGCCCGACCTGGTGCAGGAAATCGCCGCGCTGATCGACGAGACGCATCTCGACGGCCTGATCCTGTCGCCGCCGGTCACCGAATCGGCCGAGCTGCTGGCCGAGCTCGATCGCCGCAACCTGCCCTATGTGCGGATCGAGCCGGGCTTCCGCCGCGAGGAGGGCCGCTCGACCACGATCGACGACGTCGCCGCCGCGCACGAGCTCACCAATCATCTCGCCGGTCTCGGTCACCGCGCGATCGCGTTCATCACCGGCCCCGAAACGCATATTTCGTCGGTCGAGCGTCTCGAAGGCTATCGCGCCGCGCTCGATGCGCACGGCGTCGCCTTCGATCCGGCGCTGGTCGTCGCAGGCGACTACAGCTTCCAGTCGGGGCGCGAGGCTGCGCGGCGGCTGCTCGCCGGCGCGTCGCGCCCGACCGCGATCTTCGCCGGCAACGACGACATGGCCGCGGGCGCGCTCGCGGTCGCGCATGAGCTCGACATCGGCGTGCCCGATGAGCTGTCGATCGCCGGGTTCGATGATTCCGATCTCGCCGCCGCGGTGTGGCCACCGCTCACCACCGTTCGCCAGCCGGTGCGCGAGCTCGCCTGGGCGGCTGCCGACCTGCTGCTCTCGGACTCGCGCCCCCGCGACCGGCTGACGCTCGATTATAGTCTCATCGTCCGCGCCAGCACCGGCCCGGCGCGCTAG
- a CDS encoding TonB-dependent receptor encodes MNTTKLLKAGTAALALTAAFAVTAPAAAQQTAPSPPPEEETEEIIVSGIRASLQQAAEVKRDASQVMDVITAEDVGKLPDANVAEALQRVTGVQITRVFGEGQSVSVRGLQQVRVEVDGRTLLGWSARLSPPENDQLGRSSGLDSVPSSLFGRLEVRKSPLASQAEGGLGGTVNLVTPKPLSFKEPTISVRAQGVYSENSEKFEPAITGFATTKFLDGRLGVMIAGEYQKRTSTNQTFERNNFLNRTYTGTGGGVFATPVLLQYEQFVVDRSRLGLNGAVQFEVTPEFTLTADALYSELTTGRRQDFFAFRLPTGTNPVANRVVENGAVVAGTANGTVTTAGQIRNEPTKSYLYGLNGKYEKDGLKIEADGYYSKGTIDQTIQIITLQATAAVPGTFDFRGNTIPSLTLGGTFNPTSYASYNPANNGVRSNRLIGLLEEWTGKLDLSYEFDSGVTLAMGVRYTDLHARSNAYRSQVTPTRAEIEPFLRTIGTGEFLPDIPGSFPRSFLTTAPTFDYVFTRAQAAEPNPNPNDRSALLPNLQRDYDFSERTLAGYLMLSGEGEIAGIPYRANAGVRIASTRLSVDSYVNVGTVSTLRTDKNRYTNVLPSANIAFNVTDDFLIRISGSQTMQRASIADLAPSTFFNATNLSVTGGNVNLEPPISTQADISFEYYTGKSSLISGALFYKDVKDFIASFVTTGVDLTLDPQGRELVFSRPENLASAKIKGFEVGIQQFFDFLPSPLDGLGIIANYTYSDSQDNAGFPLVAVSKNSYNLVGLFEKGPISARVAYNYRDEAVFEFSEGRPSFIGPRSQLDAQIGVDLTKNIALSFQAQNLIPDDSATTEYSAAGPVALNSYALSERRYSIGVRAKF; translated from the coding sequence ATGAACACCACCAAGCTGCTCAAGGCAGGCACCGCGGCACTCGCGCTGACGGCCGCTTTCGCCGTCACGGCGCCCGCCGCCGCGCAGCAGACCGCACCGTCGCCGCCTCCGGAGGAGGAAACCGAAGAGATCATCGTCAGCGGCATCCGCGCCTCGCTGCAGCAGGCCGCGGAGGTCAAGCGCGACGCGTCGCAGGTGATGGACGTGATCACCGCCGAGGATGTCGGCAAGCTCCCCGACGCCAACGTCGCCGAGGCGCTCCAGCGCGTCACCGGCGTGCAGATCACCCGCGTGTTCGGCGAAGGTCAGTCGGTCTCGGTGCGCGGCCTCCAGCAAGTCCGCGTCGAAGTCGATGGCCGCACCCTGCTCGGCTGGTCGGCGCGCCTGTCGCCGCCGGAGAATGACCAGCTCGGCCGCTCGTCGGGCCTCGATTCGGTCCCCTCCTCGCTGTTCGGCCGGCTCGAGGTGCGCAAGTCGCCGCTCGCCAGCCAGGCTGAGGGCGGGCTCGGCGGCACCGTCAATCTCGTTACCCCCAAGCCGCTGTCGTTCAAGGAACCGACCATCTCGGTACGGGCGCAGGGCGTCTATTCGGAGAATAGCGAAAAATTCGAGCCGGCGATCACCGGCTTCGCCACCACCAAGTTCCTCGACGGCCGGCTCGGCGTGATGATCGCGGGCGAGTATCAGAAGCGCACCTCGACCAACCAGACATTCGAACGCAACAACTTCCTCAACCGCACCTATACCGGCACCGGCGGCGGCGTGTTCGCGACCCCGGTGCTGCTCCAATATGAGCAGTTCGTGGTCGATCGCTCGCGGCTCGGCCTCAACGGCGCGGTGCAGTTCGAGGTGACGCCCGAGTTCACGCTCACCGCCGACGCGCTCTATTCGGAGCTCACCACTGGCCGCCGCCAGGACTTCTTCGCCTTCCGCCTGCCCACCGGCACCAACCCGGTCGCCAATCGCGTGGTCGAGAATGGCGCGGTGGTCGCGGGCACCGCCAACGGCACCGTCACCACCGCTGGCCAGATCCGCAACGAGCCCACCAAAAGCTATCTCTACGGCCTCAACGGCAAGTACGAGAAGGACGGGCTCAAGATCGAGGCCGACGGCTATTACAGCAAGGGCACGATCGACCAGACGATCCAGATCATCACGCTCCAAGCGACCGCTGCAGTGCCCGGCACCTTCGATTTCCGCGGCAACACCATTCCCTCGCTGACGCTCGGCGGCACCTTCAACCCGACCAGCTATGCCTCCTATAACCCGGCGAACAACGGCGTGCGCAGCAACCGGCTGATCGGCCTGCTCGAGGAATGGACCGGCAAGCTCGATCTCTCCTACGAGTTCGACAGCGGGGTCACACTGGCGATGGGCGTGCGCTACACCGACCTGCACGCGCGCTCGAACGCCTATCGCAGTCAGGTGACGCCGACCCGCGCCGAGATCGAACCCTTTCTGCGGACGATCGGCACGGGCGAGTTCCTGCCTGACATCCCGGGCAGCTTCCCGCGCAGCTTCCTCACCACCGCGCCGACCTTCGACTATGTCTTCACCCGCGCGCAGGCGGCCGAGCCCAATCCCAATCCCAACGACCGCTCGGCGCTGCTGCCCAATCTGCAGCGCGACTATGACTTCAGCGAGCGGACGCTGGCGGGCTACCTCATGCTTTCGGGCGAGGGTGAGATCGCCGGCATCCCCTATCGCGCCAATGCCGGCGTGCGCATCGCGAGCACGCGGCTGTCGGTCGATTCCTATGTCAATGTCGGCACGGTCAGCACGCTGCGGACCGACAAGAACCGCTATACAAACGTGCTGCCCAGCGCGAACATCGCGTTCAATGTCACCGACGATTTCCTGATCCGCATCTCGGGCTCGCAAACGATGCAGCGTGCGTCGATCGCCGATCTCGCGCCGTCGACCTTCTTCAACGCCACCAACCTGTCGGTCACTGGCGGCAACGTCAATCTCGAGCCGCCGATCTCGACTCAGGCCGATATCAGCTTCGAATATTATACCGGCAAGAGCTCGCTGATCTCGGGTGCGCTGTTCTACAAGGACGTCAAGGACTTCATCGCCAGCTTCGTCACCACCGGCGTCGACCTGACGCTCGACCCGCAGGGCCGCGAGCTGGTCTTCTCGCGCCCCGAGAACCTCGCCAGCGCGAAGATCAAGGGCTTCGAGGTCGGCATCCAGCAATTCTTCGACTTCCTGCCTTCGCCGCTCGATGGGCTCGGCATCATCGCCAACTACACCTATTCGGACTCGCAGGATAACGCCGGCTTCCCGCTCGTGGCGGTGTCGAAGAACAGCTACAATCTCGTCGGCTTGTTCGAGAAGGGTCCGATCTCGGCGCGCGTCGCCTATAATTACCGCGACGAGGCGGTGTTCGAATTCTCGGAAGGCCGGCCGAGCTTCATCGGCCCGCGCTCGCAGCTCGACGCGCAGATCGGCGTCGATCTGACCAAGAACATCGCGCTTTCGTTCCAGGCGCAGAATTTGATCCCGGACGACTCGGCAACCACCGAGTACAGCGCGGCGGGGCCCGTGGCGCTCAACAGCTATGCACTGTCGGAGCGGCGCTATTCGATCGGCGTTCGCGCCAAGTTCTGA
- a CDS encoding aspartyl/asparaginyl beta-hydroxylase domain-containing protein, whose product MREGVAIRRDETAEAVRVPDFGVAPAGAVFADAIKRPLLIRVGKQLRGVFDRIIGASSLVSNAPVLDVREFGWTELLRDNWEAIRDEALACEGRSPALASISPDHRAIAPVNKWRSFFLWGYGYSIEENLDRCPVTRSVVAQIPELNSAFFSILAPGTHIPAHRGVTKGLLTCHLGLSVPRDGDARMRVRNRIVRWAEGETLLFDDTYDHEVWNDTPGTRVVLLVQVRRPLRQPGKWVADAFLGIVRRSAFVQEARANVMRWNAAMRAREM is encoded by the coding sequence GTGCGGGAAGGCGTAGCGATCAGGCGTGACGAGACCGCGGAAGCGGTGCGCGTGCCGGATTTCGGCGTCGCTCCGGCTGGCGCCGTGTTCGCCGACGCCATCAAGCGCCCGCTGCTGATCCGCGTCGGCAAGCAGCTGCGCGGTGTCTTCGACCGGATCATCGGCGCGTCCTCGCTGGTCTCGAACGCGCCGGTGCTCGACGTGCGCGAGTTCGGCTGGACCGAGCTGCTGCGCGACAATTGGGAGGCGATCCGCGACGAGGCGCTGGCCTGCGAGGGCAGATCGCCCGCGCTCGCGAGCATCTCGCCCGACCACCGCGCGATCGCGCCGGTGAACAAGTGGCGTTCCTTCTTCCTGTGGGGCTATGGCTATTCGATCGAGGAGAATCTCGACCGCTGCCCGGTGACGCGATCGGTGGTCGCGCAGATCCCCGAGCTCAACAGCGCCTTCTTCTCGATCCTCGCCCCGGGCACCCACATCCCGGCGCATCGCGGGGTAACCAAGGGACTGCTGACCTGCCATCTCGGCCTCAGCGTGCCGCGCGACGGCGACGCGCGGATGCGCGTGCGGAACCGTATCGTGCGCTGGGCGGAGGGCGAGACGCTGCTGTTCGACGACACCTATGACCATGAGGTGTGGAACGACACGCCGGGCACGCGCGTGGTGCTGCTGGTCCAGGTGCGCCGCCCGCTGCGCCAGCCGGGCAAATGGGTCGCCGACGCCTTTCTCGGCATCGTCCGCCGCTCGGCCTTCGTGCAGGAGGCGCGCGCGAACGTGATGCGCTGGAACGCGGCGATGAGGGCGCGGGAGATGTAG